The Parus major isolate Abel chromosome Z, Parus_major1.1, whole genome shotgun sequence genome has a window encoding:
- the LMNB1 gene encoding lamin-B1 gives MYEEEINETRRKHETRLVEVDSGRQIEYEHKLAQALHEIREQHDAQVKLYKEELEETYHSKLESARLSSEMSSSAANTIREQLNESRMRIDSLSSHITSLQKESRAWQDRAQELESSLAQEQENCRKTLAEKEKEIAEIRNQMQEQLTDYEQLLDVKLALDMEINAYRKLLEGEEERLKLSPSPSSRVTVSRASSSRSVRMAGGKRKRIDVEESEASSSVTISHSASATGNVSIEEIDVDGKFIRLKNTSEQDQPMGGWEMIRKIGDTSASYRYTSRYVLKAGQTVTIWAANAGVTASPPTDLIWKNQNSWGTGEDVKVVLKNSQGEEVAQRSTVFKTTARKGEDEEVEEEAAEALDEEDIYRQQAEQRASRRSCVVM, from the exons ATGTATGAGGAG GAAATCAATGAGACCAGAAGGAAGCACGAAACTCGCCTGGTGGAGGTTGATTCTGGGCGTCAGATTGAATATGAGCACAAGCTGGCTCAGGCCCTCCACGAAATCAGAGAGCAGCACGATGCACAAGTGAAGCTGTacaaggaggagctggaggagactTACCATTCCAAA ctggagagtgCCAGGCTGTCCTCGGAgatgagcagctctgcagccaacACCATCAGGGAGCAGCTGAACGAGAGCCGCATGCGCATCGACAGCCTGTCCTCCCACATCACCAGCCTCCAGAAAGAG TCTAGAGCGTGGCAGGACAGAgcacaggagctggagagcagcctggcccaggagcaggagaacTGCCGCAAAACTCTggcagagaaggagaaggaaattgCAGAGATAAGAAATCagatgcaggagcagctgacAGACTACGAGCAGCTCCTGGATGTGAAACTGGCACTTGACATGGAGATCAATGCATACCGGAAATTGCTGGAGGGTGAAGAGGAGAG GCTGaagctgtcccccagcccctcctcccGGGTGACCGTCTCGCGGGCCTCGTCCAGCCGCAGCGTGCGCATGGCCGGCGGCAAGAGGAAGAGGATCGACGTGGAGGAGTCGGaagccagcagcagtgtgacCATTTCCCACTCTGCCTCTGCCACGGGGAACGTGTCCATCGAGGAGATAGACGTGGATGGGAAGTTCATCCGCTTGAAGAACACCTCTGAGCAG GATCAACCTATGGGAGGCTGGGAGATGATCAGAAAAATAGGAGACACCTCTGCAAGTTACAGATATACCTCAAGATATGTACTAAAGGCAGGCCAGACTGTTACA ATCTGGGCTGCAAATGCTGGAGTAACTGCGAGCCCTCCCACTGACCTCATCTGGAAGAACCAGAATTCCTGGGGCACTGGTGAAGATGTGAAAGTTGTGCTGAAAAATTCTCAGGGAGAG gaggttgctcagagaagcacTGTGTTCAAAACAACAGCACGTAaaggggaggatgaggaagtcgaggaagaagcagctgaagcTCTGGATGAGGAAGACATTTACCGCCAGCAG GCAGAGCAAAGGGCATCCAGAAGAAGCTGTGTGGTCATGTGA